In one window of Vibrio sp. DW001 DNA:
- a CDS encoding DUF2780 domain-containing protein — protein sequence MKKITLLAALTTLIVSMPSHALFGLGSDSDTKLDTDAIKSMAGSLSTEASKQESSPLLDALTSQLNVSPEQASGGAGALLALASSSLSGSESSELGNLIPGMSSLSSAAPGLLNMAGDMGAVTDIFTKLGLDPSMVSQFAPVILEYLTGQGASSGLLSSLGSLWK from the coding sequence GTGAAAAAAATCACGCTATTAGCAGCACTTACCACCTTAATAGTTTCAATGCCGAGCCACGCTTTATTTGGTTTAGGTTCGGACTCAGATACAAAATTAGATACTGACGCAATCAAATCGATGGCAGGTTCGCTTTCCACTGAAGCATCGAAACAAGAAAGTTCTCCCCTACTCGATGCGCTTACCAGTCAACTTAATGTATCACCAGAGCAAGCTTCAGGAGGCGCAGGTGCACTTCTAGCCTTAGCATCAAGCTCGCTATCAGGTAGCGAATCAAGTGAATTAGGGAACCTTATTCCCGGCATGAGCAGCTTATCCAGCGCAGCTCCGGGTTTACTTAACATGGCCGGTGACATGGGTGCGGTAACAGACATTTTTACCAAGCTGGGCCTAGACCCATCAATGGTCAGTCAATTCGCCCCTGTCATTTTAGAATATTTGACCGGACAAGGTGCCTCAAGCGGATTGCTAAGCTCCCTTGGTTCTCTTTGGAAATAG
- the rpsM gene encoding 30S ribosomal protein S13, which yields MARIAGINIPDQKHAVIALTAIYGVGKTRAQAILAGVGIAENVKISELTEEQIDQLRDGVAKYTVEGDLRREVSMNIKRLMDLGCYRGLRHRRSLPLRGQRTKTNARTRKGPRKPIKR from the coding sequence GTGGCCCGTATAGCAGGCATTAACATTCCTGATCAGAAACATGCTGTAATCGCGCTTACTGCGATTTACGGCGTTGGCAAAACTCGCGCTCAGGCTATTCTAGCTGGAGTGGGTATTGCTGAAAATGTTAAGATCAGTGAACTAACTGAAGAGCAGATTGATCAACTGCGTGATGGTGTCGCCAAGTACACTGTAGAAGGTGATCTACGTCGTGAAGTCTCGATGAACATCAAGCGTCTTATGGACCTTGGCTGTTATCGCGGTCTTCGTCATCGTCGCAGTCTACCACTACGTGGACAGCGTACTAAAACCAACGCACGTACCCGTAAGGGTCCGCGCAAGCCGATCAAACGATAA
- the rplQ gene encoding 50S ribosomal protein L17: MRHRKSGRQLNRNSSHRKAMFSNMACSLVSHEVIKTTVPKAKELRRVIEPLITLAKTDSVANRRLAFARTRDNEVVAKLFNELGPRFASRQGGYTRILKCGFRTGDKAPMAYIELVDRPEASEEASAE, from the coding sequence ATGCGCCATCGTAAGAGTGGTCGTCAACTCAACCGCAACAGCAGTCATCGTAAAGCGATGTTCAGCAATATGGCTTGTTCTCTTGTTAGTCACGAAGTTATTAAAACTACCGTGCCTAAAGCAAAAGAACTACGCCGCGTAATTGAGCCTTTGATTACACTAGCCAAGACCGACAGTGTTGCTAACCGTCGTCTGGCATTTGCTCGCACTCGTGATAACGAAGTTGTAGCAAAACTATTTAATGAACTAGGCCCGCGTTTCGCGAGTCGTCAGGGCGGATATACTCGCATTTTAAAATGTGGTTTCCGTACCGGTGATAAAGCTCCAATGGCATACATTGAGCTTGTAGATCGCCCAGAAGCTTCTGAAGAAGCATCTGCTGAATAA
- a CDS encoding Crp/Fnr family transcriptional regulator: MNQDLLHQLQEHGFTHEEIAEVCELVSPLELPTRHILVNQGDRPSHVYFLLDGLCHSCYLTEDGKSFSKEFYWEQDWIIGFESLINDQPSPFLLESLTAVSLLCIPIDALRIWREEANPLYIKLLETQLIYKESKERFMLLYSPEERYEIFCSHYPDLESRLTDYQIAAYLGITHISLSRIKSRLKAKGVLTIVNDC; the protein is encoded by the coding sequence ATGAATCAGGATTTGCTACACCAATTACAAGAACATGGTTTCACACATGAAGAGATTGCAGAGGTCTGTGAGCTCGTTTCTCCATTAGAGCTTCCAACTCGTCATATTTTGGTCAATCAAGGCGACAGACCCAGTCATGTCTATTTTTTATTAGATGGCCTTTGCCACTCTTGTTACTTAACGGAAGACGGTAAAAGTTTCAGCAAAGAATTCTACTGGGAACAAGACTGGATCATCGGATTTGAAAGCTTAATTAACGACCAACCTTCGCCATTTCTTCTAGAATCTCTCACCGCTGTCAGCCTTCTTTGTATCCCTATCGATGCATTACGAATATGGCGAGAAGAAGCAAACCCTTTATACATAAAACTACTGGAAACCCAGCTGATATACAAAGAGTCAAAAGAACGATTTATGTTGCTTTATTCTCCTGAAGAACGCTATGAAATTTTTTGCAGCCACTACCCTGATCTAGAATCAAGATTAACGGATTATCAGATAGCCGCTTACCTTGGAATTACTCATATCAGCTTAAGTAGAATAAAATCACGTCTAAAAGCGAAGGGGGTATTAACAATAGTTAATGATTGTTAA
- a CDS encoding LysM-like peptidoglycan-binding domain-containing protein: protein MNRRNRKKQETGLLDGFKDRITKVDVSSIKEFWSRLPKLHQWALMVLVPFVIVLLFIPVPPVESEISTDITKKTNVEPVRKEVTVNTTSLSEEGGTKHALTTTDEWQEYTVQSGDTLAKVFRANSLSMADLNALIAIEGLDKPLSKIREGQLVRFKLATEGHLDILQLEKSGTSVMFFRLSDGGYGRSK, encoded by the coding sequence ATGAATCGTCGAAATAGGAAGAAACAAGAAACAGGCCTTCTTGATGGTTTCAAAGATAGAATCACTAAGGTAGACGTAAGTTCTATAAAAGAATTTTGGTCCAGATTACCCAAGTTGCACCAGTGGGCATTGATGGTTCTTGTTCCGTTTGTAATCGTATTGCTTTTCATACCAGTACCTCCGGTAGAATCAGAAATAAGCACTGACATCACTAAGAAGACGAACGTGGAGCCCGTTCGAAAAGAGGTGACGGTCAATACAACGTCATTAAGCGAAGAAGGCGGCACTAAGCATGCTTTGACAACAACAGATGAGTGGCAGGAGTATACGGTTCAATCTGGTGACACATTAGCGAAAGTGTTTCGTGCAAATAGTTTATCAATGGCAGACTTGAACGCCTTGATTGCGATAGAAGGATTAGATAAACCTTTGAGTAAGATCAGAGAAGGTCAACTTGTTCGGTTTAAACTCGCGACGGAAGGGCATCTAGATATCTTACAGCTCGAAAAGTCGGGAACGTCTGTTATGTTTTTCCGTTTATCAGACGGCGGATATGGAAGAAGTAAGTAA
- a CDS encoding FKBP-type peptidyl-prolyl cis-trans isomerase, whose amino-acid sequence MSDIKLDTVEHKASYGIGLQMGQQLAGSGLEGLNVDAIAKGIATSLTGDMPEIEIDEINAALQEIHTRAESARAEVSKAAAADGEAFLADNALRPEVTVLESGLQYEVITEGTGEVPTSDKQVRVHYHGELTDGTVFDSSVSRGEPAEFPVTGVIKGWVEALQLMPVGSKWKLCIPQDLAYGERGAGAAIPPYAALVFEVELLDIL is encoded by the coding sequence ATGTCTGACATCAAACTGGATACAGTAGAACATAAAGCAAGCTACGGTATTGGTCTACAAATGGGCCAACAACTTGCAGGTAGTGGCCTTGAAGGTCTTAATGTTGACGCTATCGCTAAAGGTATCGCAACGTCGCTAACTGGAGATATGCCTGAAATTGAAATTGACGAAATCAACGCAGCACTTCAAGAGATTCACACTCGCGCTGAATCTGCTCGAGCTGAAGTATCTAAAGCAGCAGCTGCTGATGGCGAAGCTTTTCTAGCGGACAATGCTCTACGTCCTGAAGTGACAGTATTAGAATCTGGCCTGCAATATGAAGTGATCACTGAAGGTACTGGTGAAGTACCAACTTCAGATAAGCAAGTTCGTGTTCACTATCATGGTGAGTTAACTGACGGTACTGTTTTCGATAGTTCTGTTTCACGTGGCGAACCAGCTGAGTTTCCAGTAACTGGCGTAATCAAGGGTTGGGTTGAAGCACTTCAACTTATGCCTGTAGGGTCTAAGTGGAAACTATGTATCCCACAAGACCTAGCTTATGGCGAACGTGGCGCAGGCGCTGCCATTCCTCCTTATGCTGCACTTGTATTCGAAGTTGAGTTACTAGACATCCTTTAA
- the rpoA gene encoding DNA-directed RNA polymerase subunit alpha has product MQGSVTEFLKPRLVDIEQINSTHAKVTLEPLERGFGHTLGNALRRILLSSMPGCAVTEVEIEGVLHEYSTKEGVQEDVLEILLNLKGLAVRVAEGKDEVFITLNKSGSGPVVAGDITHDGDVEIANPEHVICHLTDDKAEIAMRIKVERGRGYVPSSARIHTEEDERPIGRLLVDATYSPVDKIAYAVEAARVEQRTDLDKLVIDMETNGTLEPEEAIRRAATILAEQLDAFVDLRDVRVPEEKEEKPEFDPILLRPVDDLELTVRSANCLKAEAIHYIGDLVQRTEVELLKTPNLGKKSLTEIKDVLASRGLSLGMRLENWPPASIAED; this is encoded by the coding sequence ATGCAGGGTTCTGTAACAGAATTTCTTAAGCCACGTCTTGTTGACATCGAACAGATCAACTCGACACATGCGAAAGTAACTCTTGAGCCATTAGAGCGTGGCTTTGGTCATACTCTAGGTAATGCGCTTCGCCGTATTTTACTATCTTCTATGCCGGGTTGTGCCGTAACAGAAGTAGAGATTGAAGGCGTTTTGCACGAATACAGCACTAAAGAAGGCGTTCAAGAAGATGTTCTTGAAATTCTTTTAAACCTTAAAGGTTTGGCTGTGCGCGTTGCCGAAGGCAAAGATGAAGTGTTTATAACACTGAATAAGTCAGGCTCAGGCCCTGTTGTTGCAGGTGACATCACCCACGATGGTGATGTAGAGATCGCTAACCCTGAGCACGTTATTTGTCACCTAACGGATGACAAAGCTGAAATCGCTATGCGTATTAAAGTAGAACGTGGTCGTGGTTATGTTCCGTCTTCTGCTCGTATCCATACTGAAGAAGATGAGCGTCCAATCGGTCGTCTACTTGTTGACGCTACTTACAGCCCAGTCGATAAAATCGCCTATGCTGTAGAAGCAGCACGTGTAGAACAACGTACTGATTTAGACAAGCTTGTCATCGATATGGAAACGAATGGTACTCTGGAACCTGAGGAAGCTATCCGTCGTGCAGCTACAATCCTAGCTGAGCAACTGGATGCATTCGTAGATCTTCGTGATGTACGTGTTCCTGAGGAGAAGGAAGAGAAGCCAGAATTCGATCCGATCCTACTGCGTCCTGTAGACGATCTTGAACTAACAGTTCGCTCTGCTAACTGTTTGAAAGCAGAAGCGATTCACTACATCGGTGATCTTGTACAGCGCACTGAGGTTGAGCTACTTAAAACGCCAAACCTTGGTAAAAAATCTCTTACAGAGATTAAAGACGTACTGGCTTCACGTGGTCTTTCTCTTGGCATGCGCCTAGAGAACTGGCCGCCTGCGTCAATCGCTGAAGATTAA
- the rpsD gene encoding 30S ribosomal protein S4 has protein sequence MARYLGPKLKLSRREGTDLFLKSGVRAIDTKCKIDNAPGVHGARKGRLSEYGVQLREKQKVRRMYGVLEKQFRNYYKDAARLKGNTGETLLQLLEGRLDNVVYRMGFGATRAEARQLVSHKAILVNGKVVNVPSFKVAVNDVVSIREKAKLQSRIKAAIEVAEQREKPTWIEVDGSKMEGTFKRMPERSDLSADINEHLIVELYSK, from the coding sequence ATGGCAAGATATTTGGGTCCTAAGCTAAAGCTTAGCCGTCGCGAAGGTACAGACTTATTCCTTAAGTCTGGTGTCCGTGCGATAGATACCAAGTGTAAAATTGATAACGCACCAGGTGTGCATGGCGCTCGTAAAGGCCGTCTATCTGAATATGGCGTTCAGCTTCGTGAGAAGCAAAAAGTTCGTCGTATGTATGGCGTTCTAGAAAAGCAATTCCGTAACTACTACAAAGATGCTGCACGCCTTAAAGGCAATACAGGTGAAACCCTGCTTCAGCTTCTTGAAGGTCGTCTTGATAACGTAGTTTACCGCATGGGCTTTGGCGCAACTCGCGCAGAAGCACGTCAATTAGTTAGCCATAAAGCTATTCTAGTTAACGGTAAAGTTGTAAACGTTCCTTCTTTCAAAGTTGCGGTTAACGATGTTGTTTCAATTCGTGAGAAAGCTAAATTGCAATCTCGCATTAAAGCGGCTATTGAAGTCGCTGAACAACGCGAAAAACCAACTTGGATTGAAGTAGATGGCAGCAAAATGGAAGGAACATTCAAGCGTATGCCTGAACGTTCAGATCTGTCAGCTGACATCAACGAACACTTGATCGTCGAACTTTACTCTAAGTAA
- a CDS encoding GNAT family N-acetyltransferase produces MINWQRLSFEELTTIQLYELLKLRVDVFVVEQNCPYPELDDKDTSQGVYQLIGYQDGGIVACARLLEPGISFDKVSIGRIATKQSARGNGLGHQLFRKALNECQELWPNQAIDIQAQEYLKDFYQRYGFKGYTNSYLEDGIPHIDMRLEK; encoded by the coding sequence ATGATTAACTGGCAACGCCTAAGTTTTGAAGAACTCACCACAATACAGCTGTATGAACTGCTTAAATTACGCGTTGATGTATTTGTAGTAGAACAAAACTGTCCTTACCCCGAACTAGATGACAAAGATACATCTCAAGGAGTTTATCAACTTATTGGCTATCAAGATGGAGGGATTGTTGCGTGCGCTCGATTGCTGGAACCCGGCATAAGCTTCGATAAGGTCTCAATAGGTCGAATTGCAACCAAACAATCAGCGAGAGGCAACGGACTTGGGCACCAGTTATTTCGCAAAGCATTGAACGAATGCCAAGAGTTATGGCCCAATCAAGCCATCGATATTCAAGCCCAAGAATACCTAAAAGATTTCTATCAAAGGTATGGTTTCAAAGGCTATACCAACTCTTATCTTGAAGACGGTATTCCCCATATAGATATGAGACTAGAGAAATAA
- a CDS encoding bifunctional 2',3'-cyclic-nucleotide 2'-phosphodiesterase/3'-nucleotidase — translation MTIKPLSLAVLTSMLAMSGSANAETVNLRIIETTDIHGNAYSFDYYKGKESKKIGLSRAATLVKEARNEVTNSVLVDNGDLIQGSPMADYMASKGIVSGEIHPVYKAMNQLGYQVGNFGNHEFNYGLDFLKESVNDANFPYVNANIYDKATGENYFTPYIIKQYSFKDSDGFPRSIRIGYIGFAPPQILTWDKKNLEGKVIAKDIKETAEKFVPMMKAEGADVIVAIPHSGISKDPYKKGAENSVIYLSEVEGIDAIAFGHSHSVFPGKGYDGIQGVDNENGIINGVAAVMPGRWGSHVGVMDLELDFNKKKGVWDVTSSKSEARAIYDRKAKASLAENDEGIVKALAADHAATLEFVNQPIGKANDVMYSYLALVQDDPTVQIVNAAQKSYVEKFIQGDPNLDGIPVLSAAAPFKAGGRKNDPSGYTEVESGQLTFRNAADLYLYPNTLVALKVTGKEVKEWLECSSGQFNQIDINNAGPQSLVNWDNFRTYNFDVIDGVNYQIDLTQPAKYDGSCKVVNQDSQRIVNLTYQGKPVDMSQDFIIATNNYRAYGAKFAGTGSDFIAFDAPDENRSILAAYISEVSKEKGEVTPSADNNWSFAPIMGAQKLDIRFETSPSEKAAKFVEDKGQYPMTKVGMDEVGFAVYKIDLQK, via the coding sequence ATGACCATTAAGCCACTATCTCTTGCTGTACTAACCAGCATGCTAGCAATGTCAGGCTCTGCAAATGCAGAAACAGTTAACCTACGTATTATAGAAACGACAGATATCCACGGTAACGCCTACTCATTCGATTACTACAAAGGTAAAGAGTCTAAAAAGATTGGCCTATCTCGCGCAGCGACATTAGTTAAAGAAGCTCGCAATGAAGTAACTAACAGCGTTCTTGTCGATAATGGCGACTTAATTCAAGGTAGTCCAATGGCTGACTACATGGCGTCTAAAGGTATTGTATCTGGCGAAATTCATCCTGTTTATAAAGCAATGAATCAACTTGGTTATCAAGTTGGTAACTTCGGTAACCATGAATTCAACTACGGTTTAGATTTCCTTAAAGAATCCGTAAATGATGCCAATTTCCCTTACGTCAACGCGAATATTTATGACAAGGCAACAGGTGAAAACTACTTTACGCCTTATATTATTAAACAATATTCGTTTAAAGATTCTGACGGTTTTCCTCGTTCAATTCGTATCGGTTATATCGGTTTTGCTCCACCTCAAATTCTGACTTGGGATAAAAAGAATTTAGAAGGTAAAGTTATCGCGAAAGACATCAAAGAAACGGCAGAAAAATTCGTTCCTATGATGAAGGCTGAGGGTGCTGACGTTATCGTTGCAATCCCTCACTCAGGCATTTCAAAAGACCCGTATAAAAAAGGCGCTGAAAACTCTGTCATCTACCTAAGTGAAGTAGAGGGAATAGATGCCATTGCATTTGGTCACTCTCACTCTGTCTTTCCTGGTAAAGGATATGATGGCATTCAAGGTGTTGACAACGAAAATGGTATAATCAACGGCGTAGCCGCTGTTATGCCCGGCCGTTGGGGTAGCCACGTTGGTGTGATGGACCTAGAGCTAGACTTCAATAAGAAGAAAGGTGTGTGGGATGTTACTAGCAGCAAATCAGAAGCGCGCGCTATTTATGATCGCAAAGCAAAAGCATCTTTAGCGGAAAACGATGAAGGTATTGTAAAAGCACTTGCTGCTGATCACGCCGCTACGTTAGAGTTTGTCAATCAACCGATTGGTAAAGCAAACGACGTGATGTATAGCTACCTAGCGCTTGTTCAAGATGACCCGACAGTCCAAATTGTTAACGCTGCACAAAAATCGTATGTGGAAAAATTCATCCAAGGTGACCCAAATCTAGACGGTATCCCAGTCCTGTCTGCTGCTGCGCCATTTAAAGCTGGCGGTCGTAAAAATGATCCATCAGGCTACACAGAAGTAGAATCAGGCCAGCTCACTTTCCGTAATGCTGCTGACCTTTATCTATATCCAAACACATTAGTTGCTCTAAAAGTTACAGGTAAAGAAGTAAAAGAGTGGTTAGAGTGTTCATCAGGTCAATTCAATCAAATTGACATCAACAATGCTGGACCGCAATCACTCGTAAACTGGGATAATTTCCGTACCTATAACTTTGATGTTATTGACGGAGTAAACTATCAAATCGACCTTACGCAACCAGCTAAATACGATGGCAGCTGTAAAGTTGTCAACCAAGATTCACAACGTATTGTAAATCTAACGTACCAAGGAAAGCCTGTTGATATGTCGCAAGACTTCATCATTGCGACGAACAACTATCGCGCCTACGGTGCTAAGTTTGCTGGTACAGGTTCAGATTTCATCGCATTTGATGCACCAGATGAAAACCGAAGCATCCTCGCCGCTTACATCAGTGAAGTAAGTAAAGAAAAAGGGGAAGTGACACCAAGCGCTGACAATAACTGGTCATTTGCTCCTATCATGGGTGCCCAGAAATTAGACATTCGCTTTGAGACTTCTCCTAGTGAAAAAGCGGCTAAATTTGTAGAAGATAAAGGTCAGTACCCGATGACAAAAGTGGGTATGGATGAAGTAGGCTTCGCTGTCTATAAAATAGATCTACAAAAGTAA
- a CDS encoding O-acetylhomoserine aminocarboxypropyltransferase/cysteine synthase produces MRDETLSIHFGYETDPTTKSVATPIYQTVAYEFDNAQHGADLFNLAVPGNIYTRIMNPTNDVLEKRVSALEGGIAGLAVSSGSSAIHYAILTLAQLGDNIVSTPQLYGGTYTLFAHMLPNLGIEVRFAKDDKPESLAELIDDKTKAVYCESIGNPAGNIIDLKKLSDLAHAQGVPVIVDNTVATPAICKPIEFGADIVVHSLTKYIGGHGTTLGGMIVDSGKFPWAEHKERFPVFNLPEPSYHGVVYAEAFGPAAFIGRARTVPLRNTGSALSPMNAFMLLQGLETLALRMERHCENTLKVAKYLQNHDKVSWVSYAGLPDSKFYPLAEKYMKGKPSGILSFGLKDGYEAGVRFYDALQIFKRLVNIGDAKSLACHPASTTHRQLDEAEQKQAGVSPEMIRLSVGIEHIDDIIEDLEQALKA; encoded by the coding sequence ATGAGAGACGAAACCCTATCCATACATTTCGGTTACGAGACGGACCCTACAACCAAATCAGTCGCAACCCCCATCTATCAAACCGTTGCGTACGAATTTGACAATGCTCAACATGGTGCCGACCTATTTAATTTAGCCGTTCCAGGTAACATCTACACACGCATTATGAACCCAACCAATGATGTCCTCGAAAAACGAGTGTCCGCTTTAGAAGGTGGTATCGCCGGGCTTGCCGTGAGTTCTGGTAGCTCAGCTATTCATTATGCCATCTTAACCTTAGCCCAGTTAGGCGATAACATCGTTTCAACACCACAATTGTATGGTGGTACCTATACTCTTTTCGCACATATGCTACCGAATTTGGGAATAGAGGTTCGTTTTGCTAAAGATGATAAACCTGAAAGCCTAGCCGAACTAATTGACGACAAAACCAAGGCAGTGTATTGCGAGTCTATCGGAAATCCCGCAGGTAATATCATTGATCTCAAAAAGCTCTCTGACCTTGCACATGCACAGGGAGTACCTGTCATCGTCGACAATACAGTTGCGACACCTGCAATCTGTAAACCTATCGAGTTTGGCGCTGATATCGTTGTACATTCGTTAACCAAATACATAGGTGGACACGGAACGACCTTAGGCGGAATGATTGTTGATTCAGGTAAATTCCCTTGGGCAGAGCATAAAGAGCGCTTTCCTGTATTTAACCTTCCAGAACCCTCTTACCATGGCGTCGTTTACGCAGAAGCGTTCGGTCCTGCGGCATTCATCGGTCGTGCTCGCACCGTCCCTCTTCGCAATACTGGCTCCGCGCTTTCCCCTATGAATGCATTCATGCTACTTCAAGGCTTAGAAACGTTGGCATTACGTATGGAACGTCATTGCGAAAATACCCTCAAGGTAGCCAAGTATTTACAAAATCACGATAAAGTCAGTTGGGTAAGTTATGCAGGACTACCCGATTCTAAATTTTATCCTCTTGCCGAGAAATACATGAAGGGCAAGCCTTCGGGGATTCTATCCTTTGGCCTAAAAGATGGCTATGAAGCCGGTGTACGCTTCTATGACGCACTCCAGATATTCAAACGCCTAGTAAATATTGGTGACGCCAAATCTCTAGCATGCCATCCTGCCTCTACGACACATAGACAGTTAGATGAAGCAGAGCAAAAGCAAGCTGGTGTGAGTCCTGAAATGATTCGTTTATCAGTAGGTATTGAACATATTGATGACATTATTGAAGATTTAGAACAAGCGCTGAAGGCTTAA
- a CDS encoding DMT family transporter: MNTMRLALLALIFGNLLASLSDVAVKLLDNESSVYQYVFLRQLIATLVAAPFYFRGRKQNDLAVNWKITAIRSHLIIVGAGCMVVAITHLPLATANAVFYAGPLLMLPLSIWLLKETLKIEKVIASIIGFTGVLIVLRPSQFHWAAIFALGTAMSLALFHVLVRKLPSEHSVIHTLFWTSVVSLPISGLLALFDWQPLELTQYFWILASSLCVLAYNALAVFAYKKAQADEIALAEYSGLIFVTLFGVWWFNEIPDLLTLIGIILIVMPLIPYRALNRAYRNKRPQ, encoded by the coding sequence ATGAATACGATGCGACTCGCGTTATTAGCGCTAATATTTGGTAACCTGCTTGCCTCTTTATCTGACGTAGCCGTTAAGCTTTTAGATAATGAATCTTCAGTTTACCAGTATGTATTCCTACGCCAACTTATTGCAACACTCGTTGCCGCACCGTTTTACTTCAGAGGTAGAAAACAGAATGACCTTGCGGTTAATTGGAAGATAACAGCTATTAGGTCACATTTAATCATAGTTGGAGCGGGCTGCATGGTAGTAGCAATTACTCACTTACCTCTCGCAACGGCAAATGCTGTTTTTTATGCGGGGCCGCTGTTAATGTTACCTTTATCAATTTGGTTATTAAAAGAGACACTAAAAATAGAAAAAGTCATCGCCTCTATAATTGGTTTCACTGGCGTGTTAATTGTACTACGACCCTCTCAGTTTCACTGGGCTGCAATTTTCGCGTTAGGCACCGCGATGTCACTCGCTCTATTCCACGTTTTGGTCCGAAAATTACCATCTGAGCATTCGGTTATTCATACCCTTTTTTGGACAAGTGTTGTTTCTCTACCCATTTCTGGCTTGTTAGCTCTATTCGACTGGCAACCGCTAGAACTTACTCAATATTTTTGGATCTTAGCGAGCTCACTCTGTGTTTTAGCCTACAATGCACTTGCGGTCTTTGCCTATAAAAAAGCACAAGCCGATGAGATAGCTCTCGCCGAATACTCTGGACTCATTTTTGTCACTCTATTCGGTGTTTGGTGGTTTAACGAGATACCGGATCTACTTACTTTAATAGGTATTATTCTTATCGTAATGCCATTGATTCCATACCGAGCTCTAAACAGAGCATACAGAAATAAACGACCTCAATAA
- the rpsK gene encoding 30S ribosomal protein S11 — translation MAKQPTRARKRVRKQVADGVAHIHASFNNTIVTITDRQGNALAWATAGGSGFRGSRKSTPFAAQVAAERAGEAAKEYGLKNLEVMVKGPGPGRESTIRALNAAGYRITNIVDATPIPHNGCRPPKKRRV, via the coding sequence ATGGCAAAACAACCAACACGCGCTCGTAAGCGCGTACGCAAGCAAGTAGCTGATGGCGTAGCGCATATTCATGCTTCTTTCAATAACACAATCGTTACGATAACAGACCGTCAAGGTAACGCATTAGCTTGGGCTACTGCTGGCGGTTCAGGTTTCCGTGGTTCTCGTAAGTCTACTCCGTTCGCAGCACAGGTTGCAGCTGAACGTGCAGGCGAAGCGGCCAAAGAATATGGTCTAAAGAACTTGGAAGTTATGGTTAAGGGCCCTGGTCCTGGTCGTGAGTCAACTATCCGTGCACTAAACGCAGCTGGATACCGCATCACAAATATTGTAGATGCAACTCCGATCCCTCATAACGGTTGTCGTCCACCTAAGAAACGTCGCGTATAA